One Drechmeria coniospora strain ARSEF 6962 chromosome 01, whole genome shotgun sequence genomic region harbors:
- a CDS encoding heat shock transcription factor Hsf1, with protein MDSRKRPAPGAEPIGPPYHPLMPQPYMADDAVVDTLGRWNGPSDGVESIDRSALIPSQPSQYSIQGGPTPSNSLARRPVNQMLVPMNSSVEPWASLADSMALPQPANRDGLVETDNVEMLEEMAAKAKQESQNKRKQIPPFVQKISSFLEEQKNEELIRWSEKGDSFVVLDEEEFAKTLIPELFKHNNYASFVRQLNMYGFHKRVGLSDNSMRASERKNKSPSEYYNPYFRRGHPNLLWLINKPKNGSKEKAKKGGKSADGEADSEDDGPIDDSMPKGPAAASATATATGGRSLPAPDAHAHPQTPQMALIKDELNRVREQQNMILEAINQLQRNNHDLYNQALRFQNQHDRHQNSINAILNFLANVFRKTLEDGNHQNVGEIISSMMTNQSSQPSHQQGSVFDLGDFVQSQVDSTTPLGGTHKRARGLLPPIPQANEAAGRKGGTPSSAGGSTPFYPGSYQDAEMGHVTELLDAETPPSLRQELETNPQERMMKIINDHNASNTSGVDLPEATKIVNNTPTTLNSDQTSKLVDLMSRQRSPRSSTTPAPASTTLSTSPAPKMSESVFSPSPPPPAADPAAALALSPTVRSPTMQPPSLNQINANQMEVSQLQQLQSQQDAKIHEISEMLGPLSPSGHIPGLEEGGDSYYFPPAVDLDPYFDSSAFLNEVDFGNGDDFNFAIDAADANNGGSKRAAKDVPSPTRTEEIHREELEGAPSPGHDDKRRRRD; from the exons ATGGATTCGAGAAAGCGACCTGCGCCAGGTGCAGAGCCCATCGGGCCGCCATACCATCCGCTGATGCCGCAGCCGTacatggccgacgatgcggtAGTCGACACCCTCGGCCGCTGGAACGGGCCGAGCGACGGTGTCGAGTCCATCGACCGTTCTGCTCTCATCCCGTCGCAGCCAAGCCAATACAGCATCCAGGGAGGTCCGACGCCGTCAAACTCGCTCGCAAGGCGGCCCGTGAACCAGATGCTGGTCCCGATGAACTCCTCGGTGGAGCCGTGGGCGAGCTTGGCTGACAGCATGGCTCTGCCGCAGCCCGCCAACAGGGACGGCCTGGTCGAGACGGACAATGTCGAGATGCTCGAGGAGATGGCCGCCAAGGCGAAGCAGGAATCACAGAACAAGCGAAAGCAGATCCCGCCCTTCGTCCAGAAGATCAGCAG CTTTCTCGAGGAGCAAAAAAACGAAGAGCTAATCCGCTGGTCGGAAAAAGGCGACTCCTTCGTcgtgctggacgaggaggagttTGCCAAGACGCTCATCCCCGAACTGTTCAAGCACAACAACTACGCTTCCTTTGTGAGGCAGCTCAACATGTACGGCTTCCACAAACGTGTTGGCTTATCCGACAACTCCATGCGGGCCAGCGAGCGGAAGAACAAGAGCCCCAGCGAGTACTACAATCCCTACTTCCGCCGGGGACACCCGAATCTCCTGTGGCTCATCAACAAGCCCAAGAACGGGAGCAAGGAAAAGGCCAAGAAGGGGGGCAagagcgccgacggcgaggccgacagcgaggacgacggtcCTATCGATGACTCGATGCCCAAGGGCCCggccgcggcctcggcgacggcgacggcgacgggtggTCGTTCATTACCGGCGCCGGATGCGCATGCGCATCCGCAAACGCCCCAGATGGCCTTGATCAAGGACGAGCTGAACAGGGTTCGCGAGCAGCAGAACATGATACTCGAGGCCATCAACCAGCTCCAGCGAAACAACCACGACCTTTACAACCAGGCGCTCAGGTTCCAGAATCAGCATGACCGCCACCAGAACTCCATCAACGCCATCTTGAACTTCCTTGCCAACGTGTTTCGCAAGACGCTGGAGGACGGCAACCACCAGAACGTCGGGGAGATCATCTCGAGCATGATGACGAACCAGAGCAGCCAACCTTCTCACCAGCAGGGTAGCGTCTTCGATCTCGGGGACTTTGTCCAGTCTCAGGTCGATTCCACCACGCCGCTCGGGGGAACGCACAAGAGAGCCCGCGGCCTGCTCCCCCCTATCCCCCAGGCGAACGAAGCGGCGGGACGCAAAGGCGGGACGCCATCgtccgccggcggcagcacccCGTTCTATCCGGGAAGCTATCAAGACGCCGAGATGGGCCACGTCACGGAGCTTCTGGATGCCGAaacgccgccgagcctgCGACAGGAGCTCGAGACGAACCCGCAGGAGCGCATGATGAAGATCATCAACGACCACAACGCCAGCAACACGTCGGGCGTGGACCTCCCGGAAGCGACCAAGATTGTCAACAACACACCAACCACTCTGAATTCGGACCAGACGAGCAAGCTGGTCGATTTAATGTCAAGGCAGAGATCGCCTcggtcctcgacgacgccggcacccGCCTCGACTACCCTAtccacctcgccggcacccAAGATGTCGGAATCCGtcttctcgccgtcgccgccgccacctgcGGCCgacccggcggcggcgctggctCTGTCTCCCACTGTGCgatcgccgacgatgcagccGCCGTCTCTGAACCAGATCAACGCGAACCAGATGGAGGTCAGCCAGCTGCAGCAGCTGCAGAGCCAGCAGGATGCCAAGATACACGAAATCAGCGAGATGCTTGGCCCCTTGAGCCCCTCGGGTCACATTCCCGGGctcgaagaaggcggcgacaGCTACTACTTcccgccggccgtcgacctggATCCGTACTTTGATAGCAGTGCCTTCCTGAACGAGGTAGATttcggcaacggcgacgacttcAACTTTGCCATCGACGCAGCCGATGCCAACAACGGCGGGAGCAAGCGGGCGGCCAAGGATGTGCCGAGTCCGACCAGGACGGAGGAGATTCACAGAGAGGAATTGGAGGGTGCGCCAAGTCCCGGCCACGATGACaagaggcggcggagggatTAG
- a CDS encoding NAD dependent epimerase/dehydratase: MNLPEAILVTCATGNQGRGVVCRCLDAGYRVHAYVRDTRSPEAQQLAQLGAYLVGGDLNDAETLHSAAQDVDAVFHADLWTGDWRGDVERSAKVVDAARASLRVNYMFLSTAIKTGQHESFPGWGPDYPMRRYWLNKHAIEQRVRNAGFERWTIVRPGHFLQNLTMPGSAISFPGFVDDAILRVSWWPETRLPWVDAADVGLVVAAALADPERYDRAEVALAVEALTIEQLANKMSKALGTRVSVHYQSDAEVEQAVKQGSPVPASHRWANEVPGAEAAGQLSHLSPRRVDSFLAANASQIRP, translated from the coding sequence ATGAACCTGCCCGAGGCAATCCTCGTCACTTGTGCAACTGGCAACCAGGGCAGAGGCGTCGTCTGCCGCTGCCTTGATGCTGGCTACCGAGTACATGCCTATGTACGTGACACACGATCGCCCGAGGCACAGCAACTCGCACAGCTCGGCGCATATCTCGTTGGTGGTGACCTGAATGATGCAGAGACCCTGCATTCCGCGGCGCAAGACGTCGACGCTGTCTTCCATGCGGATCTGTGGACGGGCGACTGGAGAGGCGATGTCGAGCGCAGCGCCAAGGTTGTTGACGCCGCGCGGGCCTCGTTGCGCGTCAACTACATGTTCCTTTCGACGGCCATCAAGACGGGCCAGCACGAGAGCTTCCCAGGCTGGGGACCCGACTACCCCATGCGCCGCTACTGGCTCAACAAGCACGCCATCGAGCAGCGTGTCCGCAACGCGGGCTTCGAGCGTTGGACCATTGTGCGACCCGGCCACTTCTTGCAGAACCTTACGATGCCGGGAAGCGCCATCTCATTCCCCGggttcgtcgacgacgctaTCCTGCGTGTTTCCTGGTGGCCCGAGACGAGGCTCCCTtgggtcgacgccgccgacgtcggcctcgttgTCGCagccgccttggccgaccCGGAGCGGTATGACCGCGCGGAAgtggccctcgccgtcgaagcgCTCACCATCGAGCAGCTGGCGAACAAGATGAGCAAGGCGTTGGGAACACGAGTCAGCGTGCACTACCAGTCGGATGCAGAGGTGGAACAGGCTGTGAAGCAGGGAAGCCCCGTACCGGCATCGCACCGATGGGCGAACGAAGTGCCAGGAGCCGAGGCGGCTGGACAGCTCAGTCACCTCTCTCCTAGGCGAGTAGACAGCTTCCTGGCAGCGAATGCATCTCAGATACGACCTTGA
- a CDS encoding RNA polymerase Rpb1 repeat domain protein, protein MKAFATLAAALVGLASVSSCHMEMKDPPPFRSKFNKFSKSADYDMTAPLSAAGGNYPCKGYQSLFGTAEGKPVATWVPGKSYSMTITGGASHGGGSCQAAISLDRGKTFKVIHSFIGNCPGTGESSFQFTLPSDTPSGDMIFAWTWFNQIGNREMYMNCAAITVSGGGDSKIKKVRGLSGPFSSRPNIFVANVANGCTTKEGSDVDFPQPGPDVTKNSQKIVPPTGNCPSEGGTAGGKYPVGGGARQPGNGVENNVSSPNAGNQPQPSRTPQGGYGSQPNGSRVSCGQRGRQA, encoded by the coding sequence ATGAAGGCCTTTGCCactctcgccgccgcccttgtCGGCCTGGCATCCGTCTCGAGCTGCCACATGGAGATGAAAGACCCGCCGCCGTTCCGGTCCAAGTTCAACAAGTTCTCCAAGAGTGCCGACTACGACATGACGGCGCccctctccgccgccggtggcaaCTACCCCTGCAAGGGTTACCAATCGCTCTTTGGCACGGCCGAGGGAAAGCCTGTCGCCACCTGGGTCCCCGGAAAGTCGTACAGCATGACCATCACCGGCGGCGCTtcgcacggcggcggcagctgcCAGGCGGCCATTTCGCTCGACCGCGGCAAGACCTTCAAGGTGATCCATTCTTTCATCGGCAACTGTCCCGGCACCGGTGAATCGTCCTTTCAGTTCACGCTGCCGAGCGACACGCCCTCGGGGGATATGATCTTTGCCTGGACCTGGTTCAACCAGATCGGCAACCGCGAGATGTACATGAACTGCGCCGCCATCAccgtcagcggcggcggcgacagcaAGATCAAGAAGGTCCGCGGCCTGTCGGGACCTTTCAGCAGCCGACCCAACATCTTTGTCGCCAACGTCGCCAACGGCTGCACAACCAAGGAGGGGTCTGATGTCGACTTCCCTCAGCCTGGCCCGGATGTCACCAAAAACTCGCAGAAAATCGTGCCGCCTACAGGAAACTGCCCCTCCGAGGGGggcaccgccggcggcaagtaTCCGGTCGGAGGTGGAGCCCGGCAGCCTGGAAATGGCGTCGAAAACAACGTGAGCTCACCCAACGCAGGGAACCAGCCGCAGCCGTCGCGGACGCCCCAAGGCGGCTACGGCTCTCAACCCAATGGAAGCAGAGTCAGCTGCGGGCAGCGAGGCCGCCAAGCCTGA
- a CDS encoding PAB1 binding protein translates to MPAPKKEGMSSGGASKIEGRNQNGMNSLFPHNPASANARDAGNRHGFRTDTAISNSRFGSERTLQPWVPDSTDGADGSLEASASKGPWDQFAENERLFGLKTDYDESIYTTAINKNHPQYMERIAAAEKKVREIERSAPATSHVAEERIMDFVGTAGPGGENEEEKYSGVRRHDVQPLAGGRENKYMPPAKRAPTGQSTVKGAPVDPAIISSQIKAPSKRQSPAPDQHHSAASNTGKNGVWQKPDSQQATQAKPTDTKMADSNPARASKTPEANQADKSADKAAASGPASAAPPDRNASSAVKEETPNATATVERDVLNSFKSFATLQRLNAEKVRTSKARADKEVKLTELKEFANSFKLSTPVPSDLVSIIAKDPVKQKEIQEKAIKDAEVMKQTKVDTVTKDKPQTVKDAVSKPAEQATAANATDRASTRGPNAPPTAGPSNANNRHAGPRQHYPPQPYHAQPYRNNRGGPQHAPPQQQTGNLAQRIRHMEQQRYTQPMSPNPHQPGQDARTPPAGPATNADAGLGRRLSGAPGHMGAKLNPNSHEFRPSPFAPSFNPNGHPSASSSPRTGANQVPESPASAGAQPSQLIRRKTKAVDAGKCSILSHVKALAPPPGRNWDDNGGLRPSYDTLPTWRQLQDDEKSDSTMHLTYKEYFERQPFSNPSATTPSQPHSVPHLAHQHQLPFHLQHGAHGMGPRQSPHMAPMQMHTPQHGPVAHAPFSTDDHRMMHSNSTQSFASPRMGQIPVAYPAQVPYGQPMFMGPNNPQMGQYRNYSGNPHYAPPQQGQMGGPMMMQPQFIPGPQGMVAAPQIMYHGGHPQFMPPSGPPQAVPGVNGYPSPGRAAAPVMVHQGSQQGQPMYGMSPGVQYNQPVYGPGQPNGPSQ, encoded by the exons ATGCCTGCTCCGAAGAAGGAAGGCATGTCGAGCGGAGGTGCTTCCAAGATCGAAGGCCGGAATCAGAACGGCATGAACTCCTTATTCCCCCACAATCCAGCCAGTGCTAATGCAAGAGATGCAGGAAACCGACACGGATTTCGAACCGATACCGCCATCTCCAACAGTCGCTTCGGCAGCGAACGAACACTGCAGCCATGGGTCCCCGACTCTACCGATGGCGCTGATGGCAGCTTGGAGGCTTCCGCCAGCAAAGGTCCATGGGACCAATTTGCCGAGAACGAGAGGCTTTTCGGCTTGAAGACGGACTACGACGAGAGCATCTATACCACTGCCATAAACAAGAACCACCCACAGTACATGGAAAGAATTGCtgcggcggagaagaaggtCAGAGAAATTGAGCGAAGTGCGCCAGCGACTTCTCACGTTGCCGAGGAGCGAATCATGGACTTTGTTGGCACAGCTGGCCCCGGTGGCGAGAATGAGGAAGAAAA GTACAGCGGTGTTCGGCGACATGACGTGCAGCCTCTCGCTGGTGGTCGGGAGAACAAATACATGCCCCCGGCTAAGAGAGCACCGACTGGTCAATCTACCGTCAAGGGCGCCCCCGTTGATCCGGCAATCATCTCGTCGCAAATCAAGGCTCCGTCCAAGAGACAGTCGCCTGCGCCGGACCAGCACCATTCTGCTGCCTCCAACACGGGCAAGAACGGGGTCTGGCAAAAGCCAGATAGTCAGCAGGCGACACAAGCCAAGCCTACGGACACAAAGATGGCCGACTCGAACCCTGCACGAGCGTCGAAGACCCCAGAGGCGAATCAGGCAGACAAGTCGGCAGACAAAGCTGCCGCCTCTGGTCCCGCCTCTGCTGCTCCGCCTGATCGCAATGCGTCGTCCGCAGTCAAAGAAGAGACCCCAAACgccacggcgacggtggAGCGCGACGTTCTCAACTCGTTCAAATCTTTTGCTACGTTGCAAAGGCTCAATGCCGAGAAAGTCCGCACCAGCAAGGCCCGAGCGGACAAAGAGGTCAAATTGACGGAGCTGAAGGAGTTCGCCAACTCGTTCAAACTTTCCACACCGGTCCCATCCGACCTGGTATCGATAATAGCCAAGGACCCCGTCAAACAAAAGGAGATCCAGGAGAAAGCCATAAAAGATGCCGAGGTCATGAAACAGACCAAGGTAGATACTGTGACCAAGGACAAGCCTCAAACTGTCAAGGATGCTGTGTCGAAGCCTGCGGAGCAGGCTACTGCTGCCAACGCCACCGACCGAGCGAGCACTCGAGGACCCAACGCTCcaccgacggccggcccATCAAACGCAAACAACAGGCATGCAGGTCCCCGGCAGCACTATCCGCCACAGCCGTATCATGCTCAACCCTACAGGAACAACCGTGGAGGCCCGCAACATGCTCCACCCCAGCAGCAGACGGGAAACCTGGCCCAACGTATCCGTCACATGGAGCAGCAGCGATACACGCAGCCGATGTCGCCCAACCCGCACCAACCGGGCCAAGACGCGCGAACACCGCCTGCCGGACCTGCAACCAACGCGGATGCCGGCTTGGGCCGCCGGCTCAGCGGAGCGCCTGGCCACATGGGCGCCAAACTCAACCCCAACAGTCACGAATTCCGACCCAGCCCGTTTGCGCCATCCTTCAACCCGAACGGTCACCCCAGCGCCAGCTCGAGTCCCCGCACAGGAGCGAACCAGGTTCCCGAGAGTCCCGCCTCTGCCGGGGCCCAGCCAAGCCAGCTCATCCGACGCAAGACCAAGGCTGTGGATGCTGGAAAGTGCAGCATCCTCTCCCACGTCAAGGCCctggcgccgccgccagggCGCAACTGGGACGACAACGGTGGTCTCCGGCCTTCGTATGATACGCTTCCTACCTGGCGCCAGCTccaggacgacgagaagTCGGACTCGACGATGCATCTCACGTACAAAGAGTACTTTGAGCGCCAGCCCTTCTCCAACCCGTCGGCTACGACGCCGAGCCAACCGCATTCCGTGCCACACTTGGCGCACCAGCATCAGCTACCGTTCCATCTGCAGCACGGGGCACATGGCATGGGACCTCGACAGTCGCCGCACATGGCTCCGATGCAAATGCACACGCCGCAGCACGGCCCCGTGGCCCACGCGCCATTCAGCACCGACGACCATCGCATGATGCACTCCAACTCGACGCAGTCGTTTGCATCCCCGCGCATGGGGCAGATTCCGGTCGCGTACCCGGCGCAAGTACCGTACGGCCAGCCGATGTTTATGGGCCCCAACAACCCCCAGATGGGACAGTACCGCAATTACTCTGGCAACCCGCACTACGCGCCACCACAGCAGGGGCAGATGGGCGGCCCGATGATGATGCAACCCCAGTTCATCCCCGGTCCCCAAGGCATGGTGGCTGCTCCGCAGATCATGTACCACGGGGGCCATCCTCAATTCATGCCACCGTCGGGCCCGCCGCAGGCTGTGCCCGGCGTGAACGGCTACCCCAGCCCGGGACGGGCTGCAGCTCCGGTCATGGTGCATCAGGGATCGCAGCAAGGCCAGCCGATGTACGGCATGAGCCCCGGCGTGCAGTACAATCAGCCGGTATACGGCCCCGGGCAGCCGAATGGACCGAGTCAGTGA
- a CDS encoding ubiquinol-cytochrome-c reductase complex core protein 2 has protein sequence MIPRTSFARTAQQAARRPCSVQSLQRRGFAAVASTGAFETSDVSGLKVASRDTHGPTTKLAIVAKAGTRFQPLPGLTIGLEEFAFKAGQPLTLRRPNTQRRSALRITRESELLGGQLSASHTREALVLEASFLREDLPYFTELLAEVVSMTKYTTHEFHEEVERVLQLKQAAANADVQALALDNAHAVAFHTGLGAPVYPSLSTPYQKYLNEEYIASYADVVYARPNIAVVADGASSESLSKWLGQFFKDVPATSQSGQSLKIETSKYHGGEQRTNHAGGNSMVIAFPGSDSKGSKPEIAVLASLLGGKPTIKWSPGFSLVSKATAGSAGLSISSSNLAYSDAGLLAVQISGPAASVRKAAEDTAEALKRVADGSVTKDDVTRAIANAKFEALEHSQLRGPSMLLAGSSLVSNGNLSDLTALAKGIDSVTAEKLKTTAKALLDGKATVSTVGDLFVLPYADEIGLRV, from the exons ATGATCCCGAGAACCTCCTTTGCGAGAACTGCCCAGCAAGCCGCTCGGCGACCCTGCAGCGTCCAGTCCCTGCAGCGCCGTGGCTTCGCTGCCGTTGCTTCCACAGGTGCCTTCGAGACCTCGGACGTCTCTGGCCTCAAGGTTGCTTCCCGAGACACCCATGGCCCTACGACGAAGCTTGCCATTGTGGCCAAAGCCGGTACCCGCTTCCAGCCGCTGCCTGGCCTGACCATCGGTCTTGAGGAGTTTGCCTTCAAGGCAGGTCAACCGCTCACCTTGAGGCGACCC AACACCCAACGACGATCCGCCCTGCGTATTACGCGCGAATCTGAGCTTCTTGGCGGTCAATTGTCGGCGTCGCATACCCGAGAGGCTCTCGTTCTCGAGGCCAGCTTTCTCCGTGAGGACCTGCCGTACTTTACCGAGCTGTTGGCCGAGGTGGTGTCCATGACGAAGTATACGA CTCATGAATTTCACGAGGAGGTCGAGAGGGTTCTGCAGCTCAagcaggccgccgccaacgccgacgtTCAGGCTCTGGCCCTCGACAATGCCCACGCCGTCGCTTTCCATACCGGTCTCGGTGCCCCTGTCTATCCTTCGTTGTCGACCCCCTATCAGAAGTACCTGAACGAGGAGTACATTGCCAGctacgccgacgtcgtctaTGCGAGACCCAACATTGCCGTCGTGGCTGATGGTGCCTCTTCCGAGTCCCTTTCGAAGTGGCTCGGTCAGTTCTTCAAGGATGTCCCGGCTACATCGCAGAGTGGCCAGAGCCTCAAGATCGAGACGTCCAAGTATCATGGCGGTGAGCAGCGGACGAACCATGCCGGTGGAAACTCGATGGTAATCGCCTTCCCCGGCTCCGACAGCAAGGGCTCGAAGCCCGAGATTGCCGTCCTTGCGTCCCTCTTGGGCGGCAAACCTACCATCAAGTGGTCTCCAGGCTTCAGCCTGGTCTCCAAGGCCACCGCTGGATCTGCTGgcctctccatctcctcctccaaCCTGGCCTACTCTGACGctggcctcctcgccgttcAAATCTCCGGCCCTGCCGCCTCCGTCCGCAAGGCTGCCGAGGACACTGCCGAGGCCCTGAAGCGCGTGGCCGATGGCTCAGTTACCAAAGACGATGTCACCAGGGCAATTGCCAACGCCAAGTTTGAGGCGTTGGAGCATTCGCAACTGCGTGGACCCAGCATGCTCCTTGCCGGATCATCCCTTGTCAGCAACGGAAACCTGTCCGATCTCACTGCTCTGGCCAAGGGCATTGACTCCGTCACTGCCGAAAAGCTGAAGACT ACCGCCAAGGCTCTCTTGGATGGAAAGGCTACTGTCTCGACTGTCGGTGACCTGTTTGTGCTGCCGTATGCTGACGAGATCGGTCTGCGGGTGTAG
- a CDS encoding RNA polymerase III subunit RPC82, with protein sequence MLVTKHAAELCALLVNDLFGELPSRILVALFTKGRSNITQLARHTSLDPRILRNGLGVLAQHNLLYHYTDPDTNVTSYEANPDSCYNLVRSGKIAEVIDSQYGTAERNLVQTLIMLGNARVADLTHAFTSRTTRPTNGTHDPNSGLIESEDYLNTVLSRLIQAEIVETVRLDSFRSLAEVYREMDADVNRTAPGEKATKNKVENHALLVDRFRDFRDQSKSLKRQLDRFNGPVSKRRKLQNGASHADSFSDSAPLDPNIIVRVNYEKCLVQLRNQRLAEFAADALGEVTGQVYRALLEMLTTQLSRCQPDPLIGDQTGGQQQVAVTSVEILEHLDEIVEVQNGIGKAPKEKIDFQSAEKVKATPLDYESDSDDSDSAQAPPRRGPATVHDESESDDEVVERAQPRTAQQANGVARSRVKFEDEESHGSRLDQMRQHLLLLAESRHRFVRHCGTHGRGQWTVDFGQLMESLREAEMDAYIEHSFGRHGLRLTRILREKGKLDEKMLPSAALMKKSDVQGKMLAMQMAGLVDVQEVPKDNSRLANRTLFFWFFDGERTQSQLLDDIYKAMLRCLQTLQVERHKERNILAFVERKDVKGKEEEVMTAEHYNKYTRHLEEQKKLLGQVMRLDDMAAIFRDY encoded by the exons ATGCTTGTT ACCAAACATGCCGCCGAGCTTTGTGCTCTCCTAGTCAATGACCTCTTTGGAGAGCTTCCTTCG CGAATCTTGGTGGCGCTCTTCACCAAAGGGCGTTCCAATATCACACAGCTGGCGCGACATACGTCTCTCGATCCAAGAATTCTACGAAACGGCCTTGGCGTCTTGGCCCAGCACAACCTTCTCTACCACTACACCGACCCGGACACGAATGTTACTAGCTACGAAGCCAACCCCGACTCCTGCTACAACCTCGTCCGATCTGGGAAGATCGCCGAGGTCATCGACAGCCAGTATGGAACTGCAGAGCGCAATCTAGTCCAGACTCTTATCATGTTGGGCAACGCTAGAGTCGCAGACCTCACCCACGCATTCACATCACGAACGACCAGGCCGACAAACGGGACGCATGATCCCAACTCGGGCTTGATCGAGTCTGAAGATTACTTGAATACGGTACTGTCTCGTCTGATACAAGCCGAGATTGTGGAAACGGTTCGGCTTGATAGCTTTCGAAGCCTCGCAGAGGTGTATCGCGAGATGGATGCAGACGTCAACAGGACAGCGCCCGGAGAAAAGGCGACGAAAAATAAGGTGGAGAACCATGCTCTCCTTGTGGACCGCTTTCGAGACTTTCGGGATCAGAGCAAGTCATTGAAACGCCAGCTTGACCGATTCAACGGCCCGGTATCCAAGCGAAGAAAGCTTCAAAACGGCGCCTCGCATGCTGATTCGTTTTCGGACAGCGCGCCGCTCGAC CCCAACATCATCGTTCGGGTCAACTACGAGAAGTGTTTGGTCCAGCTACGAAACCAGCGACTAGCGGAatttgccgccgacgcgctcggcgaggtcaCGGGGCAAGTCTACCGCGCTCTGCTGGAGATGTTGACGACCCAGCTCTCAAGATGCCAGCCAGATCCGCTGATCGGCGACCAAACCGGTGGTCAACAGCAGGTGGCGGTGACGTCGGTCGAGATCCTGGAGCACCTTGATGAAATCGTCGAGGTCCAGAACGGCATTGGCAAGGCACCGAAGGAGAAGATCGACTTTCAGAGCGCGGAAAAGGTCAAGGCTACGCCCCTCGACTACGAAAGCGATTCGGACGATTCAGACAGCGCGCAGGCCCCTCCGAGGAGAGGGCCGGCCACCGTCCATGACGAGTCCGAGTCAGACGACGAGGTTGTCGAGCGAGCCCAGCCACGAACCGCACAACAGGCCAATGGCGTGGCGCGATCGAGGGTGAAGTTTGAAGACGAAGAGTCTCATGGCAGCCGCCTGGACCAGATGCGGCAACACTTGCTGCTGCTTGCGGAGAGCAGGCATCGTTTCGTTCGGCACTGCGGCACGCACGGGCGAGGTCAATGGACAGTCGACTTTGGTCAGCTGATGGAGAGCCTTCGCGAAGCTGAGATGGATGCATACATTGAGCATTCCTTTGGGCGCCACGGGCTTCGGCTGACCCGAATTCTTCGCGAAAAGGGGAAGTTGGACGAGAAGATGCTGCCTTCGGCCGCTCTGATGAAGAAGTCGGACGTGCAGGGGAAGATGCTCGCGATGCAGATGGCCGGCCTCGTGGATGTGCAGGAGGTTCCGAAAGATAACAGCAGGCTGGCCAATCGCACCCTTTTCTTCTGGTTTTTTGACGGCGAGCGGACGCAGTCACAACTCCTGGACGACATATACAAGGCCATGCTTCGGTGCCTGCAGACACTGCAGGTGGAGCGGCACAAGGAACGAAACATCCTTGCCTTTGTGGAGCGAAAGGACGTGAAGGGcaaggaggaagaggtgATGACGGCGGAGCATTACAACAAGTACACGCGGCATCTGGAGGAGCAGAAGAAGCTTCTGGGGCAGGTCATGCGGCTGGACGACATGGCTGCCATCTTCAGGGACTATTGA